From the genome of Bicyclus anynana chromosome 20, ilBicAnyn1.1, whole genome shotgun sequence, one region includes:
- the LOC112057999 gene encoding dynein light chain Tctex-type 5-A: MSENKQISKQVRTYQPTYQLESRKRFNIEDVEKTLQNIVNSELEEVEYSDKTAADLCISLTENIRTAIKEENYDRYRIIVAVSIGQRRQQSVHVFHSFLWDHERDGYASYNFENCHIFANVVVYGIYFD, encoded by the exons ATGTCTGAAAACAAACAGATTTCGAAACAGGTGCGAACATACCAGCCCACGTATCAGTTGGAGTCAAGAAAACGCTTCAATATAGAAGACGTTGAGAAAACTCTGCAAAACATCGTTAACTCCGAGTTAGAAGAGGTGGAATACAGCGATAAGACTGCTGCAGATTTGTGCATCAGTTTGACAGAAAATATAAGGACAGCcataaaagaagaaaattatgacag GTATAGAATAATTGTAGCCGTGAGCATCGGCCAGAGGCGGCAGCAGAGCGTCCACGTGTTCCACTCCTTCCTGTGGGACCACGAGCGAGACGGATATGCTTCCTACAATTTTGAGAATTGCCACATATTTGCCAATGTCGTTGTGTATGGAATCTACTTTGATTAA